A portion of the Candidatus Binataceae bacterium genome contains these proteins:
- a CDS encoding DNA gyrase inhibitor YacG, whose amino-acid sequence MRCPICRKPVDASPKNAFRPFCSERCRMVDLGTWAAEEYRVPDKPAEPGNEHPDDMPRKGRLLH is encoded by the coding sequence ATGCGCTGCCCGATTTGCCGAAAGCCGGTTGATGCCTCGCCAAAGAACGCCTTCCGGCCGTTTTGTTCCGAGCGTTGCCGGATGGTCGATCTGGGCACGTGGGCCGCGGAAGAGTATCGCGTGCCCGACAAGCCCGCCGAGCCCGGCAACGAGCATCCCGACGACATGCCACGCAAGGGCAGGCTCCTGCATTGA